In the genome of Natronorubrum sediminis, one region contains:
- a CDS encoding PHP domain-containing protein: MKDFHAHTNYSDGEFLERMVRAAESAGLEGIGFTDHCTVSERARPATERGVYGFNLDLTYERRRRAIETLRERAGVSIEIYDGVEMDYDPRDEGAIRDFLETADFEYALGSVHAVDGKNVQVPSHFRGESDAHLNSIVDTYFDTLVSLIESELFDVAAHVDLLERTPPLRGRATMDHYDRVARALADSRTVPEINAGRALAEMDVVHPDAAFLEILQEYDVAVTVGSDSHRPHELGDRADFLEAFLERHNLEVVAPPGLRE, translated from the coding sequence ATGAAGGATTTTCACGCCCACACGAACTACTCCGACGGGGAATTTCTCGAGCGGATGGTTCGGGCCGCCGAGTCCGCCGGCCTCGAGGGTATCGGGTTTACGGACCACTGTACCGTCTCGGAGCGGGCGCGACCAGCGACCGAGCGCGGCGTCTACGGCTTCAATCTCGATCTGACCTACGAGCGGCGACGGCGAGCAATCGAGACGCTTCGCGAGCGAGCGGGCGTCTCCATCGAGATTTACGACGGCGTCGAGATGGATTACGATCCGCGAGACGAGGGGGCGATTCGAGACTTTCTCGAGACGGCGGACTTCGAGTACGCACTTGGAAGCGTCCACGCCGTCGACGGCAAGAACGTGCAGGTCCCGTCTCATTTTCGGGGCGAATCCGACGCACACCTGAATTCGATCGTCGACACCTACTTCGATACCCTCGTCTCGCTGATCGAGTCGGAACTGTTCGACGTCGCGGCACACGTCGACCTGCTCGAGCGAACGCCGCCACTGCGCGGACGGGCGACGATGGATCACTACGATCGGGTGGCACGGGCGCTCGCGGACTCCCGGACGGTGCCCGAGATCAACGCCGGACGCGCGCTCGCCGAGATGGACGTCGTCCATCCCGACGCGGCGTTTCTCGAGATCCTCCAGGAGTACGACGTGGCCGTCACCGTCGGCTCCGACTCCCATCGTCCCCACGAACTCGGCGACCGCGCCGACTTCCTCGAGGCGTTCCTCGAACGTCACAACCTCGAGGTCGTTGCCCCGCCGGGGCTTCGGGAGTGA
- a CDS encoding DUF892 family protein → MSITTESDMFERELQKLYHAEIEILDLNGDLAEAAASREVEALFAGHREDTVTQVTRIEEIFELLDEDPTERGSPIMEGLLAEKDEFVHEVEPDDLRDLDAIGIGTINERIEITLLDRLLLLAENLEAPQQVVDRLEKNRSEAEAALEKMQAFLEERRASRAE, encoded by the coding sequence ATGAGTATTACGACGGAGTCGGACATGTTCGAGCGGGAATTGCAGAAGCTCTACCACGCGGAGATCGAAATTCTCGACCTCAACGGCGATTTAGCCGAGGCCGCGGCGAGTAGGGAGGTCGAAGCGCTGTTCGCCGGCCACCGCGAGGACACGGTGACGCAGGTCACTCGAATCGAGGAGATCTTCGAACTCCTCGACGAGGACCCGACGGAGCGGGGCAGTCCAATTATGGAGGGGCTGCTCGCGGAAAAGGACGAATTCGTTCACGAAGTGGAACCCGACGATCTTCGTGACCTCGACGCCATCGGGATCGGAACGATCAACGAACGTATCGAGATTACCCTCCTCGATCGGTTGCTCCTCTTAGCGGAGAATCTCGAGGCACCCCAGCAAGTCGTCGACCGGCTCGAGAAGAATCGAAGCGAAGCCGAGGCCGCTCTCGAGAAGATGCAAGCGTTTCTCGAGGAGAGACGAGCGTCTCGAGCGGAGTAG
- a CDS encoding MBL fold metallo-hydrolase, with translation MRVSLLGTGDTTGTPTVGCDCDTCERAREEGLERTRFSVHVENERTDESLLIDFSPDFRYQFLRDGVALPDAAIITHVHFDHLDGLGNVFRVVDSLSVYAADETDPRTGESVAETIRTDYHYLDRIDVHSTTPLEAVRLCGFDVTLVPVEHPPLVCYGVAIEDPETGAKLSITGDTSYNVPQESRDVLADPDLLLADAIVPASLCEHHPAGGRHENADGVPRTFGTKHMTREGALELAAELNADRTRLVHLAHYYPAAEAFEAPLAVDGEQYRLTPAGVSQSETDRPGKI, from the coding sequence ATGCGCGTGAGCCTCCTCGGGACCGGAGATACGACCGGCACGCCGACGGTCGGCTGTGACTGTGACACCTGCGAGCGAGCACGCGAGGAGGGCCTCGAGCGAACCAGATTTTCGGTACACGTCGAGAACGAACGCACCGACGAGTCGCTATTGATCGACTTCAGTCCGGACTTTCGCTACCAGTTTCTTCGCGACGGCGTCGCCCTCCCCGACGCGGCGATCATCACGCACGTTCACTTCGATCACCTCGACGGACTGGGGAACGTCTTTCGCGTCGTCGACTCGTTGTCCGTCTACGCCGCGGACGAAACCGATCCGCGGACCGGTGAAAGCGTCGCCGAGACGATCCGGACGGATTACCACTACCTCGACCGAATCGACGTCCACTCGACGACGCCACTCGAGGCAGTCCGGCTCTGTGGGTTCGACGTGACGCTCGTCCCGGTCGAGCACCCGCCACTCGTCTGTTATGGCGTCGCGATCGAGGACCCCGAAACGGGTGCGAAGCTCTCGATCACCGGGGATACGAGCTACAACGTCCCGCAGGAATCTCGAGACGTCCTCGCAGACCCGGACCTGTTGCTCGCCGATGCGATCGTTCCCGCCTCACTCTGTGAGCACCACCCCGCCGGCGGTCGCCACGAGAACGCGGACGGCGTCCCGCGAACGTTCGGGACGAAGCACATGACGCGGGAGGGTGCCCTCGAGTTGGCAGCCGAATTGAACGCCGATCGAACGCGACTCGTGCACCTGGCACACTACTATCCGGCCGCGGAAGCGTTCGAAGCGCCACTCGCAGTCGACGGCGAGCAGTATCGACTCACGCCAGCGGGAGTATCGCAGTCGGAGACAGATCGACCGGGGAAAATATGA
- a CDS encoding MFS transporter, with product MTTRESAGVLDPFRQFFSMKRDVLVLSLAMFAFSLGFQMTNRFLPDYLVYLGAGGFVVGLFATLGNVIGAVYPYYGGVVSDRVGSRYALTVFGFLSTFGFVIWLVSAYVPAIDLGAFVLEPWVWVFVGLLLAQCWKSFGIGGHYAIVKQATEPSRLARGFASTETFRRTAFLIAPLIVAVLVVDELMPGFLWVLVIAIVFAILGTIAQHFLYEAEADTVGSAFEGFGQIVDDLRALPDALRPLLVADALVRFANGMVYAFFILVITQVMEIGLTLSLPVFGTVDLSPAAFFGVLLSVEMFVALLTMAPAAKIAEYTGLKPVVGLGFFVYAIFPIVLIFAPENAWVLIALFAFSGLRFAGLPAHKALIVGPAERGAGGRVTGSYYFVRGAIVIPSGALGGFLWQFVAPETSFVLASIIGMIGVAYFVIFGQEFEAYQ from the coding sequence ATGACGACGCGCGAATCCGCCGGCGTTCTCGATCCGTTTCGCCAGTTTTTCTCCATGAAACGGGATGTACTGGTGCTCTCGCTCGCGATGTTCGCGTTCAGCCTCGGGTTTCAGATGACGAACCGGTTTCTCCCCGATTACCTCGTCTATTTGGGGGCGGGCGGATTCGTCGTCGGCCTGTTCGCGACGCTCGGAAACGTCATCGGCGCGGTCTACCCCTACTACGGTGGCGTCGTCTCCGACCGCGTCGGCTCGAGGTACGCCCTGACCGTCTTCGGCTTTCTCTCGACGTTCGGCTTCGTCATCTGGCTCGTCTCCGCGTACGTTCCAGCGATCGACCTTGGCGCGTTCGTCCTCGAGCCGTGGGTCTGGGTGTTCGTCGGCCTGTTGCTCGCACAGTGTTGGAAATCGTTCGGGATCGGCGGCCACTACGCCATCGTCAAGCAGGCAACTGAACCGAGTCGATTGGCGCGCGGGTTCGCGAGCACGGAGACCTTTCGGCGGACGGCGTTCCTGATCGCCCCGCTGATCGTCGCCGTGCTCGTGGTCGACGAACTCATGCCCGGCTTTCTCTGGGTGCTCGTCATCGCCATCGTCTTCGCTATCCTCGGGACCATCGCCCAGCACTTCCTCTATGAGGCCGAGGCGGACACCGTCGGGTCGGCGTTCGAAGGATTCGGACAGATCGTCGACGATCTGCGGGCGCTCCCCGACGCCCTCCGTCCGCTGTTGGTCGCTGACGCGCTCGTTCGCTTCGCGAACGGAATGGTGTACGCCTTCTTCATCCTGGTGATCACGCAGGTGATGGAGATCGGGCTAACGCTCTCGCTTCCCGTGTTCGGGACCGTCGACCTCTCGCCCGCCGCGTTCTTCGGCGTTCTCCTGAGCGTCGAGATGTTCGTCGCGCTGTTGACGATGGCACCCGCCGCCAAAATCGCCGAGTACACCGGTCTCAAGCCCGTCGTCGGCCTCGGCTTCTTCGTCTACGCCATCTTCCCGATCGTGCTCATCTTCGCGCCGGAGAACGCCTGGGTTCTGATCGCGCTCTTCGCTTTCTCCGGGCTCCGATTCGCCGGACTGCCCGCCCACAAGGCGCTCATCGTCGGCCCGGCCGAACGAGGCGCGGGCGGCCGCGTCACCGGCTCGTACTACTTCGTCCGCGGCGCAATCGTCATCCCGAGTGGCGCGCTCGGCGGCTTTCTCTGGCAGTTC
- a CDS encoding sensor histidine kinase, with protein sequence MNSSDRQQTIQLLVGEDGNRAAVRELLSEHYDVITDQSVTEADCYLVDDYTFPEHHSDLLERVEDAYPVFCPVVAIRREDSSLRLTLPDPGDREPPLLVNETVDAPIDPPVLFRRLDTLLTRRQQSLELRHYITRLKESNKSLEQFAYAASHDLQEPLRMISSYLQLIEQRYGNELDEEVDEFLDFAIDGANRMRGMIDGLLEYSRIDTEGGQLTETELNDVLEDVQADLQMKIDEHDAAITSDSLPRIEGDPDQLRQLFQNLLSNAIEYSGDEQPEVAVEAERSGTEWQISVTDDGIGIDPDDQERIFEVFQRLHSHDEYAGTGIGLALCKRIVKRHGGRIWVDSEPGEGSTFTFTLPAVDAPRG encoded by the coding sequence ATGAACTCGAGTGATCGTCAGCAAACGATTCAGTTGCTCGTCGGTGAGGACGGGAACCGCGCTGCAGTCCGTGAACTCCTCTCCGAGCACTACGACGTCATCACCGACCAGTCGGTCACGGAGGCCGATTGCTATCTCGTCGACGATTACACGTTTCCCGAACACCACTCAGACCTCCTCGAGCGAGTCGAAGACGCCTACCCAGTGTTCTGTCCGGTTGTCGCTATCCGACGGGAAGACAGCTCACTTCGGCTCACGTTGCCCGATCCGGGCGACCGTGAACCACCGCTGTTGGTCAACGAGACCGTCGACGCACCGATCGATCCACCCGTCCTCTTTCGGCGACTGGATACCCTGCTCACGCGACGACAGCAGTCGCTCGAGCTTCGTCACTACATCACGCGGCTCAAGGAGTCGAACAAGTCACTCGAGCAATTTGCATACGCAGCCTCACACGACCTCCAGGAGCCGCTCCGGATGATCTCGAGTTATCTCCAACTCATCGAGCAGCGATACGGAAACGAACTCGACGAAGAGGTCGACGAGTTTCTCGACTTCGCTATCGACGGGGCAAACCGCATGCGAGGGATGATCGACGGCTTGCTCGAGTACTCACGGATCGACACCGAAGGCGGCCAGTTGACGGAGACGGAGCTGAACGACGTACTCGAGGACGTCCAGGCCGACTTGCAGATGAAGATCGACGAACACGACGCAGCGATCACGAGCGATTCGCTCCCGCGCATCGAGGGAGATCCGGATCAGTTGCGACAGCTGTTCCAGAACTTGTTGTCGAATGCGATCGAGTACAGCGGCGACGAACAACCGGAGGTCGCCGTCGAAGCCGAACGATCGGGGACTGAGTGGCAGATCTCGGTGACCGACGACGGAATCGGCATCGATCCCGACGATCAAGAGCGAATCTTCGAGGTCTTCCAGCGCCTGCACAGCCACGACGAGTACGCCGGAACTGGCATCGGACTCGCACTCTGTAAGCGCATCGTCAAACGCCACGGCGGCCGAATCTGGGTCGACTCCGAACCCGGCGAAGGGTCGACGTTTACGTTCACGCTGCCGGCAGTCGACGCACCGCGAGGCTGA
- a CDS encoding RNA-guided endonuclease InsQ/TnpB family protein, which translates to MLETTRTYRAKIVNHSQVSDDLDDCGHSASKLWNVARYHTQQEWDETGEIPSEADLKRELKDHERYSDLHSQSSQRVLEELAESFNGWFKKREKGDTDANPPGYRKHGDKHPRSTVTWKQNGIKHDSKHNKLRLSKGFNLKNHRSDFILVKYETRPDVVVKNIQQVRAVWNGDRWELHLVCKVEILTEDAPGDNTAGIDLGIKNYLAIAYDDGDAELYPGNVLKQDKHYFTRDEYDTEGENGPSKRALRARQKLSRRKNHFLHALAKHVVEQCIDHEVGRIAIGDLSRIREDENGESRNWGKRGNKKLHGWEFDRFTTLLEYKAEEHGILVDRKSEQDTSKTCSCCGRKRDANRVERGLYVCEPCGVTMNADVNGAVNIRRKITQNPPMGDMSNGRLARPVAYLFNQTSGRFAPGEQADCEP; encoded by the coding sequence ATGCTGGAGACAACCCGCACATATCGAGCGAAAATCGTCAACCACTCCCAAGTGAGTGACGACCTCGATGACTGCGGACACTCAGCATCCAAACTGTGGAACGTCGCCCGCTACCACACCCAACAAGAATGGGATGAAACCGGAGAGATTCCCTCTGAAGCCGACCTCAAGCGCGAATTAAAAGACCACGAACGATACAGTGACCTACATTCTCAGTCAAGTCAGCGAGTTCTAGAAGAGCTTGCTGAGTCGTTCAACGGTTGGTTCAAAAAGCGTGAAAAAGGCGACACAGACGCGAATCCACCCGGATACCGCAAACATGGCGACAAACACCCACGCTCCACTGTAACGTGGAAACAAAACGGTATCAAACACGATTCCAAACACAACAAACTCCGTCTGAGCAAGGGATTCAACCTGAAGAACCACCGCTCAGATTTCATCCTCGTAAAATACGAGACGCGACCCGATGTGGTCGTGAAGAATATCCAACAAGTCAGAGCCGTGTGGAACGGCGACCGTTGGGAACTCCACCTCGTCTGCAAGGTCGAAATCCTCACCGAGGACGCCCCCGGCGACAACACCGCTGGCATCGACCTCGGAATCAAGAACTACCTCGCCATCGCTTACGATGATGGTGACGCTGAGTTGTATCCGGGGAACGTACTGAAGCAAGACAAGCACTACTTCACCCGCGACGAGTACGATACCGAAGGAGAGAACGGCCCCTCCAAACGTGCGCTTCGCGCTCGTCAGAAATTGTCTCGGCGGAAAAATCACTTCCTCCACGCACTTGCCAAACACGTCGTTGAGCAGTGTATCGACCACGAGGTCGGTCGCATCGCTATCGGTGACTTGAGCAGGATTCGAGAGGACGAAAACGGCGAGTCTCGAAATTGGGGGAAGCGTGGGAACAAGAAACTCCACGGATGGGAGTTCGACCGATTCACCACGTTGCTCGAATACAAGGCAGAAGAACACGGTATACTCGTTGACCGGAAGTCGGAGCAAGATACGTCGAAGACGTGTTCGTGTTGTGGACGGAAGCGTGATGCGAATCGTGTGGAGCGTGGGTTGTACGTGTGTGAGCCGTGTGGTGTGACGATGAACGCGGACGTGAATGGTGCGGTGAATATCCGGAGAAAGATAACTCAGAATCCTCCTATGGGGGATATGAGTAACGGTCGTTTGGCACGGCCAGTAGCCTACTTGTTCAATCAAACCTCGGGGCGTTTCGCACCGGGCGAACAGGCGGATTGCGAACCGTAA
- a CDS encoding DUF5787 family protein — MSEFAFELELCAHLETRREGILARQLGTSVANPGGRILDVVCVEPGPEFEDRVALSSATIPDAAIEADVGTGRARYWKDAFDCHPERAERAVERACEIGFFERERRNGREYVRQVARYPDWYNRLVGIENKPDLGRPGDLEAQLRTDVSLGLVDEVILATESYVTRAHLNRIPEEVGVWRVHREESAHADEVAADETTADGSTLEVEVLREPDQLPVSEPGIEPLESFPGRTDIAVVEPAAKARQRRRVAERAYGKGWRTFDIPECGACEPTAGGDLTMPRCAWNGRLVDANTECSPSCPGYDPETDSLPTVDLEAERERRTPWEANPDGKRRQQSGLDQFG; from the coding sequence GTGAGCGAATTCGCGTTCGAACTCGAGTTGTGCGCCCACCTCGAGACCCGTCGTGAGGGAATCCTCGCCCGGCAACTCGGCACGAGCGTCGCGAATCCCGGCGGCCGAATCCTCGACGTTGTTTGCGTCGAGCCGGGGCCCGAATTCGAGGATCGCGTCGCCCTCTCGAGTGCGACGATTCCGGACGCAGCGATCGAGGCCGACGTCGGGACGGGCCGCGCTCGCTACTGGAAAGACGCGTTCGACTGCCATCCCGAACGAGCCGAACGCGCCGTCGAACGGGCCTGCGAGATCGGGTTCTTCGAACGCGAACGTCGAAACGGACGCGAGTACGTCAGGCAGGTCGCCCGATATCCCGACTGGTACAACCGTCTCGTCGGCATCGAGAACAAACCGGATCTCGGCCGACCGGGCGACCTCGAGGCTCAACTGCGAACGGACGTGAGTCTCGGGTTGGTCGACGAGGTCATCCTCGCGACGGAGAGTTACGTGACGCGCGCCCACCTGAATCGAATTCCGGAGGAAGTCGGCGTCTGGCGCGTCCACCGTGAGGAGTCGGCGCACGCCGACGAGGTGGCCGCTGATGAGACGACCGCCGACGGGTCGACTCTCGAGGTCGAAGTGCTCCGAGAACCCGACCAGCTTCCCGTCTCAGAGCCGGGAATCGAACCGCTCGAGTCCTTTCCCGGTCGCACCGATATCGCCGTCGTCGAGCCAGCAGCGAAGGCTCGCCAGCGTCGTCGCGTCGCCGAACGCGCCTACGGCAAGGGCTGGCGAACCTTCGATATTCCCGAGTGCGGGGCCTGCGAGCCGACTGCTGGGGGCGACCTCACGATGCCTCGATGTGCGTGGAACGGCCGTCTCGTCGACGCGAACACGGAGTGTAGCCCGTCGTGTCCAGGGTACGACCCGGAGACGGACTCGCTCCCGACAGTCGACCTCGAGGCCGAGCGCGAGCGTCGGACGCCGTGGGAGGCGAATCCGGACGGCAAACGCCGCCAGCAGTCGGGATTGGACCAGTTCGGCTGA
- the chrA gene encoding chromate efflux transporter, protein MAETTSDATTAGYAGEATPSKLVEIARYYLFIGIVGFGGPMVHIAMMEADLVGEDSKEWTDQSVFMEGLAICNMLPGPASTQLGIFMGWIYAGTKGALVAGFFFMLPTFVLVVFFSWLYFAYQQVPAVEAVFYGINPVVIGLIVGACYSMTRSAFDEGRTDAELEVGSDTWNVDYLLVVLLVATTLVQAVLGPNPVLLFVLSGLVGVLVYRSDWVRQNARRVTPWAVVGGLAGVGFLVRDRFLEFLGPAVRSAVETSPIWGLLLVLWANPWVQLFAFMVYTGSFIYGGGLVLIPFIETYVVSEFGWMTGREFVDGIAIGQLSPGPVVMTTAFVGYKLMLDVSGGIVAIAVIGALVATIGAFGPSFAFIIGFFPYFAKIRENEIVQTALIAVNAAVIGAILGATVILAEESFLVDQPSIPVPVADVVFDLFAVALAIVTYWLFVRGVHAASLIAGGGVIGVGAFFIL, encoded by the coding sequence ATGGCTGAGACGACATCAGACGCGACGACGGCCGGATACGCTGGCGAGGCGACACCTTCCAAACTGGTCGAGATCGCCCGGTACTACCTGTTCATCGGAATCGTCGGTTTCGGCGGTCCGATGGTCCACATCGCCATGATGGAAGCCGATCTGGTCGGCGAGGACAGCAAGGAGTGGACCGACCAGTCGGTCTTCATGGAGGGACTCGCCATCTGTAACATGCTGCCGGGCCCGGCGTCGACCCAGTTGGGAATCTTCATGGGGTGGATCTACGCCGGGACGAAAGGCGCGCTCGTCGCCGGTTTCTTCTTCATGCTGCCGACGTTCGTCCTCGTCGTCTTCTTCTCGTGGCTCTACTTCGCCTACCAACAGGTCCCAGCCGTCGAGGCGGTCTTCTACGGCATCAACCCCGTCGTGATCGGCCTCATCGTGGGGGCCTGTTACTCGATGACCAGAAGCGCCTTCGACGAAGGCCGGACGGACGCCGAACTCGAGGTCGGGTCGGACACCTGGAACGTCGACTACCTGCTCGTCGTCTTGCTCGTCGCGACGACGCTCGTTCAGGCCGTACTCGGCCCGAATCCGGTACTCCTGTTCGTTCTCTCCGGTCTCGTCGGCGTCCTCGTGTACCGATCCGACTGGGTCAGACAAAACGCGCGTCGAGTGACGCCGTGGGCCGTCGTCGGTGGCCTCGCCGGAGTCGGTTTTCTGGTTCGTGACCGATTCCTCGAGTTCCTCGGTCCGGCCGTTCGCAGCGCCGTCGAAACCTCCCCAATCTGGGGACTCCTGCTCGTGCTCTGGGCGAACCCGTGGGTACAGCTGTTCGCGTTCATGGTCTACACCGGTTCGTTCATCTACGGCGGCGGACTCGTGTTGATTCCCTTCATCGAGACCTACGTCGTCAGCGAGTTCGGCTGGATGACCGGGCGCGAGTTCGTCGACGGGATCGCCATCGGCCAACTCTCACCGGGACCGGTCGTGATGACCACGGCGTTCGTCGGCTACAAACTCATGCTCGACGTGTCGGGCGGTATCGTCGCCATCGCCGTGATCGGCGCGCTCGTGGCTACGATCGGTGCCTTCGGTCCGTCGTTCGCCTTCATCATCGGATTCTTCCCGTACTTCGCGAAGATCCGCGAGAACGAAATCGTCCAGACTGCGCTGATCGCCGTCAACGCCGCCGTCATCGGCGCGATTTTGGGTGCGACGGTTATCCTCGCCGAAGAATCGTTCCTCGTCGACCAACCGAGCATCCCGGTCCCCGTCGCCGACGTCGTCTTCGACCTCTTCGCCGTCGCACTGGCGATCGTCACCTACTGGCTGTTCGTTCGCGGCGTCCACGCGGCGTCCCTCATCGCTGGCGGCGGTGTGATCGGGGTAGGCGCGTTCTTCATCCTCTAA
- a CDS encoding superoxide dismutase, translating into MPNDDDAAFPTDRRAFLESVGLTAGVAALASTALPTAANDEPDANDDPLPMSYDLPDLPYEYDALEPHIDREIMELHHSGHHQAYVDGANDALEELEEMREADDFEGIKAVKRDLAFNLSGHVNHAIFWENMAPDGGGEPTGTLADAIDRSFGSFEAFRNEFTQTAADVESVGWAMLFYEPLADELIIGQVESQHLLAHQDSTPLLTLDVWEHAYYLQYQNERDAYIDEWWNVVDWDDVAERYEAACAQRGQSDEDDQGQQDERSPSSSLPNSV; encoded by the coding sequence ATGCCGAACGATGACGACGCAGCGTTTCCGACCGACCGCCGGGCGTTTCTCGAGTCAGTCGGCCTCACGGCGGGCGTCGCCGCGCTCGCGAGTACCGCCCTTCCGACGGCTGCAAACGACGAACCCGACGCGAACGACGATCCACTCCCTATGAGCTACGACCTACCGGACCTTCCCTACGAGTACGACGCGCTCGAACCGCACATCGACCGAGAGATCATGGAACTTCACCACTCGGGGCACCACCAGGCCTACGTCGACGGCGCGAACGACGCGCTCGAGGAACTCGAGGAGATGCGCGAGGCCGACGATTTTGAGGGGATCAAAGCCGTCAAACGCGATCTGGCGTTCAACCTCTCGGGACACGTCAATCACGCGATCTTCTGGGAGAATATGGCACCCGACGGCGGCGGCGAGCCGACGGGTACCCTCGCGGATGCGATCGACCGGTCGTTCGGGTCGTTCGAGGCGTTTCGAAACGAGTTCACTCAGACCGCGGCGGACGTCGAATCCGTCGGCTGGGCGATGTTGTTCTACGAACCCCTCGCTGACGAGTTGATAATCGGTCAAGTCGAGAGCCAACACCTCCTCGCCCATCAGGATTCGACGCCGTTGTTGACCCTCGACGTTTGGGAGCACGCCTACTACCTCCAGTATCAGAACGAACGCGATGCGTACATCGACGAGTGGTGGAACGTCGTCGACTGGGACGACGTCGCCGAACGCTACGAGGCGGCCTGTGCCCAACGCGGCCAATCCGACGAGGACGATCAAGGTCAACAGGACGAGCGGAGTCCGTCCTCGAGTCTGCCCAACTCAGTGTAA
- a CDS encoding ATPase domain-containing protein has protein sequence MGARVSSISSGVDGLDTILRGGLVTGRLYLIQGQPGTGKTLLGMHFLEKGLENDETVLFIHGEESHEEILANGEALGIDIADAEFLDLGPDSDFFVEDYSYDLVNPSDIERDRYTQDIHEAIREIDPDRVVVDPITQLRYVEANDHQFRKRILAFMRFLKQREVTVIATATSSPKQEYDTEVRSLSDGIVRVTRGNGGRRIQAEKHRALGQMEGDHGMEIRGDGIEIFPKLVPEQYDHPFDPDQLRFGIDELDELIGGGFDEQTVTFISGPSGTGKTSMATQLLCQAAENDLRSAVYLFEENHQTYEYRSESIDMPITSLRDDGMVDVTEVEPLAISAEEFAHMVKQQVSQQETDIVLIDGIDGYTITIQGDKNELLRELLTLTRYLKSRGVTVVITNEISEITGISRATSGNISYVADNLMFLSYVEMDGSLQKVVGVLKKRTGGFERSLREFSITSNGIRVGEPLTGLYGILQGSPRASEPSDQFQRE, from the coding sequence ATGGGAGCACGCGTTTCCTCGATAAGCAGCGGAGTTGACGGATTAGACACGATACTCCGCGGCGGGCTCGTCACCGGTCGACTGTATCTCATCCAGGGACAACCGGGGACTGGAAAGACGCTCCTCGGTATGCACTTTCTCGAGAAGGGCCTCGAGAACGACGAGACGGTGTTGTTCATCCACGGTGAGGAGTCCCACGAGGAAATCCTGGCGAACGGCGAAGCGCTCGGGATCGATATCGCCGACGCCGAGTTTCTCGATTTAGGGCCGGACTCGGACTTCTTCGTCGAGGACTACTCGTACGACCTGGTCAATCCGAGTGACATCGAACGCGACCGGTACACCCAGGACATTCACGAGGCGATCCGAGAAATTGATCCCGATCGAGTGGTCGTCGATCCGATTACGCAACTGCGCTACGTCGAGGCGAACGACCACCAGTTTCGAAAGCGCATCCTCGCGTTCATGCGGTTTCTCAAACAGCGGGAGGTCACCGTCATCGCCACCGCGACGTCGTCACCAAAACAGGAGTACGATACAGAGGTCCGCTCGTTGAGTGACGGGATCGTCAGGGTTACTCGAGGGAACGGTGGCCGGCGCATCCAGGCCGAGAAACACCGGGCACTCGGCCAGATGGAAGGCGACCACGGGATGGAAATTCGAGGCGATGGTATCGAAATCTTCCCGAAACTGGTTCCAGAACAATACGATCATCCTTTCGATCCGGACCAACTACGGTTTGGTATCGACGAACTCGACGAACTCATCGGCGGCGGATTCGACGAGCAAACCGTGACGTTCATCAGCGGCCCCTCCGGGACGGGAAAGACGTCGATGGCAACGCAGTTGCTGTGTCAGGCAGCCGAAAACGACCTCCGGTCGGCGGTGTATCTCTTCGAGGAGAACCACCAGACATACGAATACCGCTCGGAATCGATCGATATGCCCATCACGTCGCTTCGAGATGACGGGATGGTCGATGTCACCGAAGTCGAGCCACTCGCGATCTCGGCCGAAGAGTTCGCACACATGGTCAAACAGCAAGTCAGTCAGCAGGAGACGGACATCGTCCTGATCGACGGGATCGACGGCTACACCATCACGATCCAAGGCGACAAGAACGAGCTCTTGCGGGAACTCCTCACACTGACGCGCTATCTCAAGAGTCGCGGTGTAACCGTCGTCATTACGAACGAAATTTCCGAAATTACGGGCATCTCCCGGGCGACGAGCGGGAACATCAGCTACGTCGCAGACAACCTCATGTTCCTCAGTTACGTCGAAATGGACGGGAGCCTCCAGAAAGTCGTCGGCGTCCTGAAAAAGCGAACCGGCGGTTTCGAACGGAGCCTGCGCGAGTTCTCGATCACCTCCAACGGAATCCGCGTCGGCGAACCGCTGACCGGCCTCTACGGAATCCTCCAAGGGTCACCACGAGCCAGCGAACCGTCAGACCAGTTCCAACGCGAATGA